The sequence GTCTAAGTCTTTTAATTTTTCATCAACCGCCTGAACCATTTTCTAATAGATAATGAGTAATCTTATTCTGCCTTAACCCAAAAAATGCAATTGAATAATGCAGATGTTGCGAGAAAATTTATTTTTCGATACTTTAGTGCACCTTTAACTAATGGTTTTACGAATATTTTTATCCATAAAACAAATAAGACAAATCCGATAATTCATCGAGTTAAATAAATTTTTGAGCAATGTCTGCATTATTCGGGTTAAATCTTTTGTATTATATAAGGTAATAAAGGATAATGATTACAGGCCAGATGATTAGTGCGACAGAGTGGCCTAATGGCTTGCAAAAAATAGTTAATGGCATAGCGAAAAGCCTTGCAAAGAGCTGTGTTACAGCCAGCATCACAAAAAACATCAGAACATCGATGAACATATAATTGACCTCCGAGATTATTGAATTAAATATACGTGCAATAAACCTTGCCAGTCAAGGTCGCAATCCCTTTTTCATCAGGTCAGCCCGGCTCCGCCAGAGTGAACGTCGAAAGTTAAAAGTGATTCTACTTTCCCTCAACCGAGTTGATCATCTTGCTCAGCATCGCCCGAAGCTCCTGACACATCTGCTCCCTCTCTCGAAAAATCCCTTCATTTATGTAATTCAAACTCTTGAGCTTTTCATACCAGTCAATAGTCTCATTTGCCGAACCACGAGCTATATAGAGATAGTGCTCATATTCCTTACCACGCCTCCTACCGTATCCTTCCGCTATATTCGCCGTGATCGATGAAACGCTTCGAA comes from Nitrospirota bacterium and encodes:
- a CDS encoding four helix bundle protein; translated protein: MDLFKDVVRDVEGFPKTEVGRIIANQIIRSVSSITANIAEGYGRRRGKEYEHYLYIARGSANETIDWYEKLKSLNYINEGIFREREQMCQELRAMLSKMINSVEGK